GACAGGTCGCCCACCGCGCACGCGAACACGTACGGGCGCGGCGGAGAAGATTCGACGCGGTCGACCCGCAACGGAACGCGGAGATCACCGCCCAGTTTCTGGCCACGGCGGCCAGCGGTGACGTGGAAGCGCTGATGACGATGCTCGCCCCGGGCGCCACCTGGACGGCCGACAGCGGCGGCATCGTCAGCGCCGCCCGCAGGCCGGTCGTCGGCGCCGAGCGGGTGGCCAGGGCGATCACCGGGCTGATGCGCAAGATGCGTGAGATGTGGGCGACGCTGCGCGTGGAGATGGTGACCTGTAACAGCGCCCCGGCGGTGTTGGTCTACCACGACGAACGCCTCGAGATGGTGGCCACGCTGGAAATCGCCGACGGGAAGATCACCAACTTCTACGTGATGCGCAATCCGGAGAAGCTGGCGGCCCTGGCGACCGCGCGCGACATCAGCCGCGGCTGAGCGACAGACGCCCGGGGTGCGAAAATCCACCACTCTGTCAAGCTAGGTCGGTGCGAATCGACCGGCTCGGTGACCTTGGCGCCGCACCCCGTGTGCTGCGCGCCGTCGGTGACGCCACCGGTCGGCTCGGGTTGCCGCCGCCCGCCGCGCTGAGCGGCGACTGGTTCGGTGCGCTGGCGGTGATCGCGCCGAGCGTTGCGGTGCGGCCGGTGGGCGCCGGCGACGTTTTCGCGGTCGCGCCGGGTCCCCAGTCGCCCGATTGCGCGGCGGTGGGCGGCGGCTGGGTCGGTTACCTGTCCTATCCCGATCCCGGCGCCGACGGGCGGCCCCACCGGATTCCGGAGGCCGCCGGTGGCTGGACCGACTGCGTGCTGCGCCGCGACCGGGACGGGCAGTGGTGGTACGAAAGCCTGTCCGGTGCGCCGATGCCGGGCTGGCTGGCCGCCGCACTGGCGGCAACGCCGGCGCCGGCGCGCGATTGCCGGATCGCCTGGGACACCCCCGACCGGGCGGCACACCGCGGCGGGGTGCTGGCCTGCCTGGACGCGATCGGCGCCGGCGAGGTCTATCAGGCGTGCGTGTGCACGCAATTCATCGGCACGGTCACCGGGGCCGCGCTGGACTTCTTCA
The nucleotide sequence above comes from Mycobacterium malmoense. Encoded proteins:
- a CDS encoding RNA polymerase sigma-70 factor gives rise to the protein MIAGGGHAERFTPLRPLLFTIAYEILGSATEADDVLQDSYLRWAAVDPSTVRDAKSYLAQLVTRQALNALRADARRREEYVGPWLPEPLLLDDQDPSADVVLAESVSMAMLVLLETLSPDERAVFVLREVFGFDYGEIAQAVGKPAPTVRQVAHRAREHVRARRRRFDAVDPQRNAEITAQFLATAASGDVEALMTMLAPGATWTADSGGIVSAARRPVVGAERVARAITGLMRKMREMWATLRVEMVTCNSAPAVLVYHDERLEMVATLEIADGKITNFYVMRNPEKLAALATARDISRG